Proteins from one Chroococcidiopsis sp. CCMEE 29 genomic window:
- a CDS encoding transposase, giving the protein MSTILAHAQGLVYTLLSMMPSPYQQKSLQAMLGLFLQAQGHPLPQHSKAKSASALSRFLNVYSWSTRKLIRTTRQIALKRIISQCHKGRRPFLQVIIDLTTLEKRGKFKAFEQLVRVYHGKRGLHLVVLYLVVGRWRLPWNFRVWRGKGTASPTQLGLKLIKSLPQALTKHFQVIILVDTAFGSVEFLHAARQLKYHVIAGVRCDRKLLDKRCVADLSKRGQQVRLVGLKFPVSVSWYYLKRDNGNLEKRFVLSTKPLKGSTITWWGKRRWQIEGWFKTAKHRFGLHRFGQGTLLGVYRWLVLSLIAYLLAHWAYLSTNTTDLPDWGAAALLALQAFLPQLVLFLLLLEIERLRPLCCAQGIDIQFTRCKM; this is encoded by the coding sequence ATGTCAACCATCCTTGCCCACGCCCAAGGGTTAGTTTACACCCTGCTATCGATGATGCCGAGTCCCTACCAGCAAAAGAGTCTGCAAGCAATGTTGGGATTATTTTTACAAGCACAAGGGCATCCCTTACCGCAGCACAGTAAAGCTAAGTCTGCCAGTGCTTTAAGTCGGTTTCTCAACGTCTACTCTTGGTCAACTCGAAAGCTAATTCGCACAACTCGACAAATAGCACTTAAACGAATCATCAGTCAGTGTCACAAAGGGCGCAGACCCTTTCTACAAGTGATTATTGACCTGACTACCCTAGAAAAAAGAGGTAAATTCAAAGCTTTTGAGCAATTGGTACGGGTGTATCATGGCAAGCGAGGACTACACCTAGTCGTACTATATTTAGTTGTTGGACGTTGGCGGCTGCCCTGGAACTTTCGTGTTTGGAGGGGCAAAGGTACTGCTTCACCCACGCAGTTAGGATTAAAACTAATAAAAAGTTTACCTCAAGCATTGACTAAACACTTTCAAGTCATCATTCTCGTAGATACTGCATTTGGAAGTGTAGAGTTTTTACACGCTGCACGCCAGTTAAAATATCATGTCATTGCTGGTGTACGTTGTGACCGAAAGCTACTAGACAAACGTTGTGTTGCGGATTTATCTAAGCGAGGGCAACAAGTACGGCTTGTCGGTTTGAAGTTTCCCGTCTCAGTATCTTGGTATTATCTCAAACGCGATAATGGCAACCTAGAAAAACGGTTTGTCTTGTCAACCAAACCGCTTAAAGGCAGTACTATCACATGGTGGGGAAAGCGGCGCTGGCAAATCGAAGGCTGGTTCAAAACTGCCAAGCATCGCTTTGGTTTACATCGCTTTGGTCAAGGTACTCTTTTGGGAGTCTACCGCTGGCTAGTACTGTCGCTGATTGCTTATTTGTTGGCACATTGGGCGTATTTATCTACCAACACCACTGATCTACCTGATTGGGGAGCTGCTGCTCTTTTGGCACTACAGGCTTTCTTGCCCCAGTTGGTTTTGTTTTTGCTTTTACTAGAGATTGAGCGTTTACGACCACTATGCTGCGCACAAGGCATAGACATTCAATTTACTAGATGCAAGATGTGA
- a CDS encoding DUF1822 family protein, whose product MTQELSVGSTDSTFKVPIDIKAHYLAQQFWQQHRDHAKAKQVYLNILAVSAVDYYLRSLEIEADWAASFSHDLVYQMLMDVADLEISHLGKLECRPVLPQADIVSIPPEVWSERIGYVAVQLDSSLQEATLLGFTKTVPESGELPIAQLQAIAELPAYIQQIQLAKPSPVQVLSQWFDNLFENGWQSLETLLATNHHTLALRHGRISQLHENSVKGVKLLDLGLQLENQSLALLIAIAPESDRQVGTIVVQVHPTARESYLPPDIQLSLLSESGEMLESVQSRHQDNYIQLRRFRGRAGECFTIQVAYGAITVTEKFII is encoded by the coding sequence ATGACACAAGAATTATCAGTAGGTTCAACCGATTCAACCTTCAAAGTCCCCATAGACATAAAAGCTCATTACCTAGCGCAACAATTTTGGCAACAACATCGCGATCACGCCAAAGCAAAACAGGTTTATCTCAATATTCTAGCAGTATCTGCCGTTGATTACTACCTGCGTTCTTTAGAAATAGAGGCAGATTGGGCAGCTAGTTTCAGTCACGACTTGGTGTATCAGATGCTAATGGATGTTGCCGATCTAGAAATTTCTCACTTGGGGAAGCTAGAGTGTCGTCCCGTGCTGCCACAAGCAGATATCGTCTCCATCCCGCCGGAGGTGTGGTCAGAGCGCATAGGCTACGTAGCCGTACAGCTTGACTCTTCACTGCAAGAAGCAACATTGCTGGGATTTACCAAAACAGTGCCGGAAAGTGGCGAGCTACCGATCGCTCAACTGCAAGCGATCGCCGAGTTACCTGCCTACATACAGCAAATTCAGCTAGCAAAACCGAGTCCAGTGCAGGTACTGAGCCAATGGTTTGACAATCTGTTTGAAAACGGTTGGCAGTCTCTAGAGACATTATTAGCTACAAATCACCATACTTTAGCCTTGAGACACGGGCGTATCTCTCAGTTGCATGAGAATAGCGTCAAGGGAGTCAAGCTGCTCGATCTGGGTCTACAACTAGAAAACCAATCCCTGGCGTTATTAATCGCGATTGCGCCAGAGAGCGATCGCCAAGTCGGTACGATTGTCGTACAAGTACATCCAACGGCTAGAGAAAGTTACCTACCACCAGACATTCAACTGAGTTTGCTCTCGGAATCAGGAGAGATGCTGGAATCAGTGCAATCTCGCCATCAAGACAACTACATTCAACTGAGACGATTTCGGGGTAGAGCGGGAGAATGCTTTACTATTCAAGTAGCTTATGGTGCGATCACCGTGACGGAGAAGTTTATTATCTGA